In Nicotiana tabacum cultivar K326 chromosome 19, ASM71507v2, whole genome shotgun sequence, one DNA window encodes the following:
- the LOC142173812 gene encoding uncharacterized protein LOC142173812 isoform X1 encodes MKATIIQIQELSFQIHSGNDMEVIVNNPSTMPGVSQQQGGRVLNSYRSYLSPKIVEALICTQQWIRSPSKEFKLEDMLEEVQKIEQVEEGITKYYPKKKDGTAMNLPMIGIWVIMPLLTFWNMLL; translated from the exons ATGAAAGCAACCATCATTCAAATTCAAG AACTCTCTTTTCAGATACATTCTGGAAATGATATGGAGGTGATTGTCAACAATCCTTCGACTATGCCAGGGGTGTCTCAACAACAAG GTGGTCGAGTTCTTAATTCTTATCGGAGTTATTTATCACCAAAAATAGTAGAAGCTCTTATTTGTACCCAACAGTGGATACGGTCACCTTCCAAGGAATTCAAGTTGGAAGACATGTTGGAGGAAGTACAGAAAATTGAGCAAGTTGAAGAAG GTATTACAAAATATTATCCcaagaaaaaggatggaactGCAATGAATCTCCCTATGATTGGAATTTGGGTCATTATGCCTTTACTAACATTCTGGAACATGCTCCTCTAG
- the LOC142173812 gene encoding uncharacterized protein LOC142173812 isoform X2: MEVIVNNPSTMPGVSQQQGGRVLNSYRSYLSPKIVEALICTQQWIRSPSKEFKLEDMLEEVQKIEQVEEGITKYYPKKKDGTAMNLPMIGIWVIMPLLTFWNMLL; this comes from the exons ATGGAGGTGATTGTCAACAATCCTTCGACTATGCCAGGGGTGTCTCAACAACAAG GTGGTCGAGTTCTTAATTCTTATCGGAGTTATTTATCACCAAAAATAGTAGAAGCTCTTATTTGTACCCAACAGTGGATACGGTCACCTTCCAAGGAATTCAAGTTGGAAGACATGTTGGAGGAAGTACAGAAAATTGAGCAAGTTGAAGAAG GTATTACAAAATATTATCCcaagaaaaaggatggaactGCAATGAATCTCCCTATGATTGGAATTTGGGTCATTATGCCTTTACTAACATTCTGGAACATGCTCCTCTAG